The window TCACCTGTAATGCACATACTTTAGTTGCGGTTGGATTGAAATTAATGTGACAAATATATCTCGTTATATATGTGGCAGTAGTAAGATTTATCGACGGCCTTGGGCGACCTACTAGCCAATGAGGAAACGCTGCCTAGTCATAAAATGATTAATAGTAGAAAGTAACGAAATTACTGCTTTAGTcgtgatgatttattatttatttaggcACAGGAACATttgtacaaggaagcaccaaatagattTGCGACACgtaaattattcgatttgtgtgagggctgagatactatccgggtgcccaaactaaagcaggtggttttcttaatgGGGCACACTCGTagccttcgatctgaaggtctgatccacaaggcagtgaagtaACGTCCggtgatgcagtcccatggtaaccggcaACCAACAATAagctcatacgccatttgctccTTCATGATACTGGAGTTCAtacgcaccattggtttggaatcagggttttctagctcctctaggtgaactctccgtgtccatcaacccgcTTTACGTCCtctaaatttcgtaaacaaccccGCCGCGAAAaagcagtgaataggacttccctggcggtagttgtatgcacgtggccatgtgagagcatttcgagaaagagagcggactctcggctgtaccagggcatttaggggccaTTCTTTACACAGGATCCGTTTTTCCTCTTTACAACTTAAAGTCTAGTACAAAGATCAATGCCTAATTACCGAGCTGTAATAACACAATCATCATctaccgtaccagggcatttggggtcaAATTATCGCTTTTAGCAAAGAGAAAAAAGGAGTTTacgtatatacatacatactaaTAGTCAGGCTGGCGTTGCTAGTTATCACCTCATAGTTTTCGTCGCTAACTGACATTTATAGTCAAAGTGTTTGGGTTGGGTATTGAGAGGTAAACTGGAGTTTTGAATTGGATTTATAAATTGGGGTCAGTGTTTTCAACAAGGACTGATGTCATCTATAATGCAGTACATTGCCGCCTTTCTGTTTACAAACCTGAAATACTTAGGGTTGAGATTTAGTGacaaatttaattattcatgaaTCTCATTATGCACTTCAACACACAGTCTACCTTAGAAGCAGGTGTTTCACGTAATTTAGCGTAAGTACCATCTGAAAGCCACTTTATTGTTATATAATAGATATTTTCAGTGATCCCAAatgttttatgaataaaatattgccGATTTTTACTTGCCTAATAATAACACGCTACCTATCGCTGCACTTCAAAAATAATTGAGACGTTAACTTAATCCTAGTGGGTTCATTCAAAGTCGTTAGTATACTACACTTTTAccataaatgtttaaaaatgtaTCCATGAAGCTGGTCAGAGTCATGTGATATGAAGCTAATGTTAGAATAGAGGTAAACTATATCTTACGATTATGAAAACCTTGTCTTTTCTGTATTCCAGTATCCtttgaattttaataatttgtCTTCAGTATTAAAGAAAGTGCTAAACTGAGTAACCAACATCCTATTCATTTACGTGTTTTAATCCAAATTTGCAGAACTAGACTAAACCTATTTTGTGCATTGTTCCCTGCCTGTGATTAGTCGAATTGTCAATATTAAGGTGAATATAACCACCAAAGTGGTCTACATTTGTCTCTTTACCTGTTTCTACTGATTGAGATTAGTTGGTTTAAAATGCCCCCGTCTTTATTAGCTTTTCAGCATTCATTATGAACACTTTATTTTAATGTAGAGGTTGGTTAGGAGCTGGTTGTAGTTCGGTATCTTAGAGAAGGTTCCAGTTTGCGCAATGCCAGAAACTGTTGCTGTGAAAAGCTTTAAAGGTGAGTTGCAATTACTAAGTCAACGTAACATATCAGATGGGCAACAAGAGGAACAAGAGTTGGCCTCCAAAGCTCTTCGTATACAAAATAAACGATTCTACCTAGATATCAAGCAAAATAAGAGAGGTCGCTTCGTGAAAATAACTGAAGTTGGCAATGGAGGACAGAAATCGCGCATCTTGATGTCAATGCCTGTTGCTctggaaatgaaagaaaaaattaaCAAACTTAGTGACACATATAGTCAACTTCCATCTCACAATCGTGAGTCACTCGCACAAGATGGGCGCATTGCGTCTGACATTATTGTTCGTGATAGCAGGCGCTATTATCTTGATCTCAAGGAAAATGAACGTGGTCGTTTCCTGCGTCTCGCTATGCTTTCTATGGGCGTTCGTGTTCAGATTGCAATCCCAGCTCAGGGTATGATCGAATTGCGCAATGCATTGACTGATCTTATACAAGGCTATTCAGGAGATATGGAGAATGGTaaggtttttttttctaaaacctGATTTTTATGCTTTTTTTGTCATATGTTACGTGTGTTTACCGTACTGATTTGCGAAAATCATATCACTTATAAAGTGCTCTCAATCACTATCTTTTCGTCATTTTTCCATGTTTTCATATCAATTTTTTTTTTATCGTAAACGACATGTCTACTATTGCACAAGAGTTGAATTATCTGATATCAGTATATAAAGACactgactttttgactaagctGTATGGGTACGTTCAGACCATCTTGTTGGGGTCCGCGTTTAGAGACTGGACAACATAGCTCAGTCTTTCTCAATAGCACGGGTACATTCACTCCTTATCTTCCCTTAGATCCTAACTCTAATTTTTTTCATTCCACTAATCAATATTTTCTGAAATCGTATGTTCGATGCCTAATcctattactactaatactgttactatctCTGTAAAACGAAACAAAAGGCATGAGGAATGTATGTTTATTGTAAAAAATTACAGAGTATATACACATACGTATCCTTTAATCCTCCATTTCCATCTTTCGGTGTGTTCTGCAGTCCGAGCCGTCTTCTCGTCTGGTCTTCACGTGTTATCCTAACGCCGTGCTTTCAATCCACTAAAACTCTCCACTCTAAAAATTGCTGCAACTTTGATGCTACGTTCTGCTGCACACTAACAATCATGtggcccccaaataccctggtacggccgagagtggggagaatcagttctccctcttgaaatgctctcacatggccacgcgtatatagcctctgccagggaagtcctactcactgccttctcgtggcatgaGTATTgcttacgaagttgagaggacgaaaagcgaatgtccgacgctttaaccgggttggggGACGTAAagagtccacctaagggagttggaaaaccctgatttcaaaccaataatgcacatgggctccagtattctgaaggaacaaatggcgtatgaatcaatcgttggtcactggctaccatgggactgcatctccttacgatgctccactgcattgcgggttagaccttcaggttgaaggttccaggtgtgaccccctaagaaaaccacctgcttcggtttgggcacccggacagtatcacagccctcacacatatcgaatgagatttgtgtggcgcatatgtatttggtgcctccttgtaccaatatctatgtgttaaaatacatagataaataaacaatccTGTGACTATATTTCTACTATGTGATTTGGCCTGATAACTTCATATCTGTGCTAATGGgatatggtaacttgaaccgacGTACACACGGGTTGTACGTTGCGCATGATTGACTggattatttgaatgaattgcgATCCACAACCGTGTAATCAGATTGATAATAACGACAGCAATCTTCATTATCACCTGTTACAAGTATACCCACTTCTGGCTCTGTAAACGCTTTGTTTTTACAATAAAATGCGTTTTCTGTGGATTTTATGGATATAGAATCTCACCAAGAAATTCGACGTTTTAAATTCAGTAGCGATAATCCTATAACTTGGAGAAAAAGtggaattgtttgttttaactcaGCCTCAACGACTTTGAAAATTTGGACAGTTCTAGACAACTTTATTTCACTGGAAGTAATCAGCTAACATAACAAACATTTTTTGTGTAAAGTGAACAGTTTGGCGACTTGAATTTCGACAGTCTGAACAACCATTCAGTGTCGTTAATCTTATCTCCTACctggaggtccacttatcgacttagaatacgcagatgatatagtcctgtttggtgaagacgctgataaaacgCAGAGACTTTTGAtggcactgagcaacaatgccaggatgtttggaatgcgcttctccccctctaaatatAAGTTGTTACTTCAGGGCTGGCCTGTGTCAACACATGAACTAaggataaggagtgaagtagtcgaacgcgttgaaaACTtcacttggaagtctgatcacccttaatgggttggtgtttgacgaaatctcagcacggctTCAAAAaactcgtttggcttttgccgaTATaggtcacctatggcgaaggtgagatatccatctatcaataaaagttcgttctgttctactttacggctgcgaaacgtggccactaagagtagaagatactcgtaagctactagtatttggcCACAGATTCCTTAGTAATATTGCTTTCAtctactgggatcaccgggtaagtaatagtggggTCAGACGCATTGTATtatggaatgatggtaaatcagttgatgatgtTGTGAATCCTCAAcgactaagatggttgggccacgtattacgtatgcctgaacaccggtTACTACGACGCGCTATGCTGACTAGTCTTGGGAatggctggaagaaagttaggagcggccaaataaaaacgtggcatcagtgcctgaagtcactaacttctagtcttaggcatgttggtagatgcagactacttggtttgggtccgtgtgactatcgtaaccaatggctggggactgtgggtgacatggctcagaatcgatcacagtggcgtcggtTTATAcgctctctgtcttcccttaaactaggaGATTGcagtcgcttcatatctttctttgtacgaactaatccttccttcctgtactatatgcaatctttcttttatatacta of the Schistosoma haematobium chromosome 4, whole genome shotgun sequence genome contains:
- a CDS encoding hypothetical protein (EggNog:ENOG410V4JD~COG:K), which encodes MPETVAVKSFKGELQLLSQRNISDGQQEEQELASKALRIQNKRFYLDIKQNKRGRFVKITEVGNGGQKSRILMSMPVALEMKEKINKLSDTYSQLPSHNRESLAQDGRIASDIIVRDSRRYYLDLKENERGRFLRLAMLSMGVRVQIAIPAQGMIELRNALTDLIQGYSGDMENDIFSDLPESKVLFVGNKTFYFDVGSNRFGVFLRISEVRANIRSSVTIPEQHCTRFCDIITELANKMSNQKLTNGVSENGNNSDQPEEKAEDDVKEDANGDSSVAS
- a CDS encoding hypothetical protein (EggNog:ENOG410V4JD~COG:K), whose amino-acid sequence is MPETVAVKSFKDGQQEEQELASKALRIQNKRFYLDIKQNKRGRFVKITEVGNGGQKSRILMSMPVALEMKEKINKLSDTYSQLPSHNRESLAQDGRIASDIIVRDSRRYYLDLKENERGRFLRLAMLSMGVRVQIAIPAQGMIELRNALTDLIQGYSGDMENDIFSDLPESKVLFVGNKTFYFDVGSNRFGVFLRISEVRANIRSSVTIPEQHCTRFCDIITELANKMSNQKLTNGVSENGNNSDQPEEKAEDDVKEDANGDSSVAS